CCCAATGAGAGCGTCCGGAAAGAAATGGATGACGTAGATCGCTTAACCGAGGAGAAAAACGATGAGATGGTTCGATCCTTCCTAAATGATTTCAAGGTAGGAGACTTGACGAAAAATAACTGGCCAACTACCTACTCGTCTTATATCATGTCTAAGGCGGCAATGGGTGCATATACGAGGATTATTGCGAAGAAATATCCCGCAATCTGTGCAAACTGTGTACATCCAGGCTATGTGAAAACGGACATCAATGGAAATACGGGTACTATGCCCGTCGAAGAAGGCGCTAAGGGACCTGTAATGGCGGCTTTGCTTCCGCATGGTAGTCCTTCAGGGCTCTTTTATGATAAGACCGAAGTATCGTCCTTTATGTAATGTTACAATATACTTCGTCGTGATAATAACTTGTTTTTCTCTTCGTGAACTAGTTGGTAGAGATAATAATACTTGTACAAGTTGAAATTTGTACGAACTTGACGTATACCGTACCTGTGGTTTCCTTTGGTGTTTGCTATCTATATTTGCTTTGTAGAATTGAAAGAATGAACATTATGAAGCAAGTAACAGTGAGGTGAAAATTAGTCGCAGGAACGCAATCCTGTGTTATTTGTTGCCTCAATTAAAGGTCCATGAGCCATCTTTTCTCTCATAAACTCAAATTCTTAAGCTTTAACATGATTAAGAATGCGTCGCGAGCAACATTGCCAACTTTATTGTTGCACTAATGTGTGAATGATAGTTAGTTATTTATTTCCCTTGATATAAATCTCACTTTTGTTGAAGCAAAGAATCAGCAAAAGGCTGGAGAAGCCAATGATTACATAGGCAAAAGAAAAGGTAAGGTAAAAAATTTGAAGGGAGAAAAAAAGTCTGAGCATAACCATAGGCCTTTTTATGACTCTTCCTGGTCCGGTGAGGGGTCTTCCGGTGCAGGATCTGCTTCAGCCCCCTCTGCGTCAGGCGCCGCGGCCTCGGTTGAGCTCTTCTTAGTGGAAGCAGTCTTGATCAAGTGGTTGTAGCTCCCTTTCTCCTTGAACAGCTGAGCAAAATGGTGCTTGCAGTAGAGAATGCCATCGAGAGCGGCGTAGGAAGAAGTCGTGAGCTGGCAGCCGCCGTGCGAGCACTTGAAGCAGGTCTTGTGGTATGACTCACCCTCCACAGTCagctaaaaaagaagaagagctaAGATTATTTCTTATTATTGGTATAGGATGATAACAGACACTTTTTATTTGTGTACCTTCTCCAAGGGGTATACTGTTTTCTTGCAGGTTGCACACTTATCTTGAGTGCCAGAGAACATGGAAGATAGCTTGCTCGGAGTCCTCGACTGCTTAAGATCGCGATAATATGAGAATAGATAGCAATTATATATTTCACCTACGGAAATAATATATCAAAGCTAGTTAAAAAGGTG
This genomic window from Ananas comosus cultivar F153 linkage group 3, ASM154086v1, whole genome shotgun sequence contains:
- the LOC109707390 gene encoding LIM domain-containing protein WLIM2b-like, producing MSFSGTQDKCKACDKTVHFIDLLSADGIPYHKTCFKCSHCKGTLSMCSYSSMDGVLYCKPHFEQLFKETGSFSKKFPAGGKSADKQNELSRTPSKLSSMFSGTQDKCATCKKTVYPLEKLTVEGESYHKTCFKCSHGGCQLTTSSYAALDGILYCKHHFAQLFKEKGSYNHLIKTASTKKSSTEAAAPDAEGAEADPAPEDPSPDQEES